A stretch of the Serratia marcescens genome encodes the following:
- a CDS encoding YheU family protein — translation MIIPWQELATDTLNSLIESFVLREGTDYGEHERSLEQKVEDVRRQLKNGEVVLVWSELHESVNIMPRGQFRAGQEEI, via the coding sequence GTGATCATTCCCTGGCAAGAACTGGCAACCGACACCCTGAACAGCCTGATCGAATCCTTTGTGCTGCGCGAAGGCACCGATTACGGCGAGCACGAACGCTCGCTGGAACAGAAGGTGGAGGACGTGCGCCGCCAGCTGAAAAACGGCGAAGTGGTGCTGGTGTGGTCGGAACTGCACGAGAGCGTCAACATCATGCCGCGCGGCCAGTTCCGCGCCGGGCAGGAAGAAATTTAG
- a CDS encoding phosphoribulokinase codes for MSAKHPVIAVTGSSGAGTTTTSVAFRKIFQQLNIRAAELEGDSFHRYTRPEMDAAIRKARDLGRHISYFGPEANDFGLLQQSFIDYGKNGTGRSRKYLHTYDEAVPYNQVPGTFTPWEPLPAPTDVLFYEGLHGGVVTEHHDVANHVDLLVGVVPIVNLEWIQKLIRDTGERGHSREAVMDSVVRSMEDYINYITPQFSRTHINFQRVPTVDTSNPFAAKAIPSLDESFVVIHFRGLDQIDFPYLLAMLQGSFISHINTLVVPGGKMGLAMELIMAPLVQRLLEGKKIE; via the coding sequence ATGTCTGCCAAACATCCCGTTATCGCGGTGACCGGTTCCAGCGGCGCCGGTACCACCACCACCAGCGTGGCGTTCCGCAAAATATTCCAACAGCTCAACATTCGCGCCGCCGAGTTGGAGGGTGACAGCTTCCACCGCTACACCCGGCCGGAAATGGACGCGGCGATCCGCAAGGCGCGCGATCTGGGCAGACACATCAGCTATTTCGGCCCCGAGGCCAACGACTTCGGCCTGCTGCAGCAGAGCTTTATCGACTACGGCAAGAACGGCACCGGCCGTTCGCGCAAGTATCTGCACACCTACGACGAAGCGGTGCCCTACAATCAGGTGCCGGGTACCTTCACCCCGTGGGAACCGCTGCCGGCGCCGACCGACGTGCTGTTTTACGAGGGGTTGCACGGCGGCGTGGTCACCGAGCACCACGACGTGGCAAACCACGTCGATCTGCTGGTCGGCGTGGTACCGATCGTCAACCTGGAGTGGATCCAGAAACTGATCCGCGATACCGGCGAGCGCGGTCACTCTCGCGAAGCGGTGATGGACTCGGTGGTGCGTTCGATGGAAGATTACATCAACTACATCACGCCGCAGTTCTCGCGCACCCACATCAACTTCCAGCGCGTGCCGACGGTGGACACCTCCAACCCGTTCGCCGCCAAGGCGATTCCCTCACTGGACGAAAGCTTCGTCGTGATCCACTTCCGCGGGCTGGATCAAATTGACTTCCCCTATTTGCTGGCGATGCTGCAGGGCTCGTTTATCTCGCACATCAATACGTTAGTGGTGCCGGGTGGCAAGATGGGGCTGGCGATGGAACTGATCATGGCGCCGCTGGTGCAGCGGCTGCTGGAAGGCAAGAAGATCGAATAA
- a CDS encoding OsmC family protein, which produces MQARVKWVEGLTFLGESASGHQVLMDGNAGDKAPSPMEMVLMSVGGCSAIDVVSILQKGRNDVRDCEVKLTSERREEAPRLFTHINLHFIVTGQDLTDKIVERAVNLSAEKYCSVALMLNKAATVTHSFEIRHPA; this is translated from the coding sequence ATGCAGGCAAGAGTTAAATGGGTGGAAGGGTTAACGTTTTTGGGTGAATCGGCCTCCGGCCACCAGGTGCTGATGGATGGCAACGCCGGCGATAAAGCGCCCAGCCCGATGGAGATGGTGCTGATGTCGGTGGGCGGCTGCAGCGCGATCGACGTGGTGTCCATCCTGCAAAAAGGGCGCAACGACGTGCGCGACTGTGAGGTGAAGCTGACTTCCGAGCGCCGTGAAGAAGCCCCGCGGTTGTTCACCCATATCAACCTGCATTTCATCGTTACCGGCCAGGACCTGACCGACAAGATCGTCGAGCGTGCGGTGAACCTGTCGGCGGAGAAATACTGCTCGGTGGCGTTGATGCTTAACAAGGCCGCCACGGTGACCCACAGTTTCGAGATCCGCCACCCGGCGTAA
- the crp gene encoding cAMP-activated global transcriptional regulator CRP, with amino-acid sequence MVLGKPQTDPTLEWFLSHCHIHKYPSKSTLIHQGEKAETLYYIVKGSVAVLIKDEEGKEMILSYLNQGDFIGELGLFEEGQERSAWVRAKTACEVAEISYKKFRQLIQVNPDILMRLSAQMASRLQVTSEKVGNLAFLDVTGRIAQTLLNLAKQPDAMTHPDGMQIKITRQEIGQIVGCSRETVGRILKMLEDQNLISAHGKTIVVYGTR; translated from the coding sequence ATGGTTCTCGGCAAACCGCAAACAGACCCTACTCTCGAATGGTTCCTGTCTCATTGCCATATCCACAAATATCCATCGAAGAGTACGCTGATTCACCAAGGTGAAAAGGCCGAAACGCTTTACTACATCGTGAAAGGCTCCGTCGCGGTGCTGATCAAGGATGAAGAAGGTAAAGAGATGATCCTGTCCTACCTCAACCAGGGGGATTTCATCGGCGAGCTCGGATTGTTCGAAGAAGGCCAGGAGCGCAGCGCCTGGGTTCGCGCGAAAACCGCCTGTGAAGTGGCCGAAATTTCCTACAAGAAATTCCGTCAGCTGATCCAGGTGAACCCGGACATCCTGATGCGTCTGTCCGCCCAAATGGCAAGCCGCCTGCAGGTCACTTCCGAAAAAGTGGGCAACCTCGCCTTCCTGGACGTGACCGGCCGCATCGCGCAAACCCTGCTGAATCTGGCGAAGCAACCCGACGCCATGACTCACCCGGACGGCATGCAGATCAAGATCACCCGTCAGGAGATCGGCCAGATCGTCGGCTGCTCGCGTGAAACCGTTGGCCGTATTCTGAAAATGCTGGAAGATCAAAACCTGATTTCCGCCCACGGCAAAACCATTGTCGTCTACGGCACCCGTTAA
- a CDS encoding YccS/YhfK family putative transporter: MWRRLIYHPEINYALRQTLVLCLPVLFGLLIGQLQLGLMFSLVPACCNIAGLDTPHKRFFKRLIVGGSLFAFSSVLLQQAMLWHVPLPALMLGLALLLGVTGEISPLHARLLPAALVAAIFALSTAGTVPLWQAPLLYAIGTAWYGLFTWFWFKLWKEQPMRETLSQLYLELADYFEAKYSLLTQHIDPQTALPPLLVRQQKVMDLISLLYQQLNFLPHANNLEQKRLQRAFQVAMDLQEHITVSLHLPEEVQKLVEQSQAEAIIRRNAQVIAGRLRVVAHDILYHQHSKRFSMTHELAALEKMAAQHPDNPVGQFCYYHFSRIARLLRTQHPLYRRDLMPGQHRLPFWPALASYLSFKSTALRNAARLGVTLAIGSSLGAVFNLPKPYWILLTIMLVSQNGYNATRVRIQHRALGTIAGLLLAAGLLQLQLPEGETLSIMLVITLLAYLVSRKNYGLSVIGFTVTAVYTLQLLALNGSHFLVPRLIDTLIGCVLAFGGTIWLWPQWQSGLLRKNAHQALENDQAALRLMLKQPEPDATALAYTRMQVNQAHNALFTSLNQAMQEPGFASNYLADMRLWVTHSQFIVEHLNAMTILAREHYMLTPKLAEAYLQTCEIALQSCQQRLEYDGPSSGNSGIMQPPDLHPDMPVTEMERHLRRILSHLSVMHTISSLAWRQRPHHGIWLKRKLRDQ, from the coding sequence ATGTGGCGCCGCCTGATCTACCACCCGGAAATCAACTACGCACTGCGACAAACGCTGGTGTTGTGCCTGCCGGTGCTGTTCGGCCTGCTGATAGGCCAGCTACAGCTCGGCCTGATGTTCTCTCTGGTGCCCGCCTGCTGCAATATCGCCGGTCTGGACACACCGCATAAGCGCTTCTTTAAACGTCTGATCGTCGGCGGTTCGCTGTTCGCCTTCAGCAGCGTGCTGCTGCAACAGGCCATGTTGTGGCACGTGCCGCTGCCGGCGCTGATGCTGGGCCTGGCACTGCTGCTCGGCGTCACCGGTGAAATCAGCCCGCTGCACGCCCGGCTGTTGCCGGCGGCGCTGGTGGCCGCCATCTTCGCCCTCAGCACGGCCGGTACGGTGCCTCTCTGGCAGGCGCCGCTGCTGTACGCCATCGGCACCGCCTGGTACGGCTTATTCACTTGGTTCTGGTTCAAGCTGTGGAAAGAGCAGCCGATGCGCGAGACGCTCAGCCAGCTCTACCTGGAACTGGCGGACTATTTCGAAGCCAAATACTCGCTGCTGACCCAGCATATTGATCCGCAAACCGCGCTGCCGCCGCTGCTGGTGCGCCAGCAAAAGGTGATGGATCTGATCAGCCTTTTGTACCAACAGCTTAATTTCCTGCCGCACGCCAACAACCTCGAGCAAAAGCGCCTGCAGCGCGCCTTTCAGGTGGCGATGGATCTGCAGGAGCACATCACCGTCAGCCTGCATCTGCCGGAAGAGGTGCAAAAGCTGGTGGAGCAGAGCCAGGCCGAAGCGATCATTCGCCGCAATGCTCAGGTGATCGCCGGCCGGCTGCGCGTGGTGGCGCACGATATTCTCTACCATCAACATTCGAAGCGCTTCTCCATGACCCACGAGCTGGCGGCGCTGGAAAAAATGGCGGCGCAGCATCCCGATAACCCGGTCGGCCAGTTTTGTTATTACCACTTCAGCCGCATCGCCCGCCTGCTGCGTACCCAGCATCCGTTGTACCGCCGCGATCTGATGCCCGGCCAACACCGCCTGCCGTTTTGGCCGGCGCTGGCCAGCTACCTGTCGTTCAAATCCACCGCCCTGCGCAACGCCGCACGGCTGGGCGTGACGCTGGCGATCGGCAGCAGTCTGGGCGCGGTGTTCAACCTGCCGAAGCCTTACTGGATCCTGCTCACCATCATGCTGGTAAGCCAAAACGGGTATAACGCCACCCGGGTGCGCATTCAGCACCGTGCGCTGGGCACGATTGCCGGACTATTGCTGGCGGCCGGGCTGCTGCAGCTGCAGTTGCCGGAAGGAGAAACGCTGAGCATCATGTTGGTGATCACGCTGCTGGCCTACCTGGTTTCGCGCAAGAACTACGGGCTGTCGGTGATTGGCTTTACGGTCACGGCGGTTTACACCCTGCAGCTGCTGGCGCTGAACGGCTCGCATTTTCTGGTGCCGCGCCTGATCGATACGCTGATCGGCTGCGTGCTGGCGTTCGGCGGCACCATTTGGCTGTGGCCGCAGTGGCAAAGCGGGCTGCTGCGCAAGAATGCCCATCAGGCGCTGGAGAACGATCAAGCCGCGCTGCGGCTGATGCTGAAGCAACCGGAACCGGACGCCACCGCGTTGGCCTATACTCGCATGCAGGTTAACCAGGCGCACAACGCGCTGTTCACCTCGCTCAATCAGGCGATGCAGGAGCCGGGGTTCGCGTCGAACTATCTGGCGGACATGCGGCTGTGGGTCACTCACAGCCAGTTCATCGTCGAACACCTGAACGCCATGACCATTCTGGCGCGCGAGCACTACATGCTGACGCCGAAACTGGCGGAAGCGTATCTGCAAACCTGTGAAATCGCGCTGCAAAGCTGCCAGCAGCGGTTGGAATACGACGGCCCGAGCAGCGGCAACAGCGGCATCATGCAGCCGCCGGATCTGCATCCGGACATGCCCGTCACCGAGATGGAGCGCCACCTGCGGCGCATTTTGTCGCACCTGAGCGTGATGCACACCATTTCGTCGCTGGCCTGGCGCCAGCGCCCGCACCACGGCATTTGGCTCAAGCGCAAACTGCGCGATCAATAA
- the argD gene encoding bifunctional acetylornithine/succinyldiaminopimelate transaminase, whose translation MTEKSAVSRSTFDQVILPVYAPAQFVPVRGKGSRVWDQQGKEYIDFSGGIAVTALGHCHPALVEALKRQGETLWHTSNVFTNEPALRLASKLIDATFADRVFFANSGAEANEAAFKLARHYAITRHSPYKTKIIAFYNAFHGRTLFTVSVGGQAKYSDGFGPKPADIVHVPFNDLAAVKAVMDDHTCAVVMEPIQGEGGITPVDAGFLNGVRELCDQHQALLVFDEVQSGMGRSGKLFAYMHYGVTPDILTTAKALGGGFPVSAMLTTEEIASVMQVGTHGTTYGGNPLACAVAEAALDVINTPEVLSGIEQRHALYVQALQHIGDKYGIFTAIRGMGLLIGAELTPHYHGRARDFLTAAAARGLMILNAGPNVIRFAPSLVVELQDIEAGMALFELAVQDVINA comes from the coding sequence ATGACTGAAAAATCCGCAGTGAGCCGCAGCACCTTTGACCAGGTGATCCTGCCTGTTTATGCACCCGCCCAGTTTGTGCCGGTGCGCGGCAAAGGCAGCCGGGTCTGGGATCAGCAGGGAAAAGAGTACATCGATTTTTCCGGCGGCATCGCGGTGACGGCGCTGGGACACTGCCACCCGGCGCTGGTCGAGGCGCTCAAACGCCAGGGCGAGACTTTGTGGCATACCAGCAACGTCTTCACCAATGAACCGGCGCTGCGCCTGGCAAGCAAACTGATCGACGCCACCTTTGCCGACCGGGTGTTCTTCGCCAACTCCGGCGCAGAGGCCAACGAGGCGGCGTTCAAACTGGCGCGCCATTACGCCATCACCCGCCACAGTCCGTACAAAACCAAAATCATCGCCTTCTATAACGCGTTCCACGGCCGCACGCTGTTCACCGTGTCGGTGGGCGGGCAGGCCAAATACTCCGACGGGTTCGGACCGAAGCCGGCCGACATCGTGCACGTGCCGTTCAACGATTTGGCGGCGGTGAAGGCGGTGATGGACGATCACACCTGCGCGGTGGTGATGGAGCCGATTCAGGGTGAGGGCGGTATTACGCCGGTCGACGCCGGCTTCCTCAACGGCGTGCGCGAGCTTTGCGATCAACATCAGGCGCTGCTGGTGTTCGACGAAGTGCAAAGCGGCATGGGGCGCAGCGGCAAACTGTTCGCCTATATGCATTATGGCGTGACGCCGGACATTCTCACCACCGCCAAGGCGCTGGGCGGCGGTTTCCCGGTCAGCGCCATGCTGACAACCGAAGAAATTGCGTCGGTGATGCAGGTGGGCACCCACGGCACCACCTACGGCGGCAACCCGCTGGCCTGCGCGGTGGCGGAGGCGGCGCTGGACGTGATCAATACGCCGGAGGTGCTGAGCGGCATCGAGCAGCGTCATGCGCTGTATGTGCAGGCTTTGCAGCATATCGGTGATAAATACGGTATTTTCACCGCGATTCGCGGCATGGGGTTACTGATTGGCGCCGAGCTGACGCCGCATTATCACGGCAGAGCGCGCGACTTCCTCACCGCCGCCGCCGCGCGTGGGTTGATGATCCTCAACGCCGGGCCGAACGTGATCCGTTTCGCGCCGTCGCTGGTGGTGGAGCTGCAGGATATCGAGGCCGGCATGGCGCTGTTCGAGCTGGCGGTGCAGGATGTGATCAACGCCTGA
- a CDS encoding aminodeoxychorismate synthase component II: MLLLIDNYDSFTYNLYQYFCELGAEVLVKRNDELQLADIERLAPQHLVISPGPCTPNEAGISLAAIRHFAGKLPILGVCLGHQALGQAFGAEVVRARAVMHGKTSAIRHLGVGVFRGLSDPLTVTRYHSLVLKADTLPDCFEVTAWSERDGVCDEIMGIRHRTLALEGVQFHPESVLSEQGHQLLDNFLKR, translated from the coding sequence ATGCTGCTGCTGATCGATAACTACGACTCCTTTACCTATAACCTTTACCAGTACTTCTGCGAATTGGGCGCCGAGGTGCTGGTGAAGCGCAACGATGAGCTGCAGCTGGCCGATATCGAGCGGCTGGCGCCGCAGCATCTGGTGATTTCCCCTGGCCCCTGTACCCCGAATGAAGCGGGCATCTCACTGGCCGCCATTCGTCATTTCGCCGGCAAGCTGCCGATCCTCGGCGTGTGCCTGGGGCACCAGGCGCTGGGGCAGGCGTTCGGCGCCGAGGTGGTGCGCGCCCGCGCGGTGATGCACGGCAAAACCTCGGCGATTCGTCACCTGGGCGTCGGCGTGTTTCGCGGCCTGAGCGATCCGCTGACCGTGACCCGCTATCACTCGCTGGTGCTGAAAGCCGATACGCTGCCGGACTGCTTTGAAGTGACCGCCTGGAGCGAACGCGACGGCGTGTGCGACGAGATCATGGGCATCCGCCACCGCACTTTGGCGTTGGAAGGCGTGCAGTTCCATCCGGAAAGCGTGCTCAGCGAGCAGGGCCATCAACTGCTGGATAATTTCCTCAAGCGTTAA
- a CDS encoding helicase HerA-like domain-containing protein, translating into MSEPRIIAKAMKDGKPEQDLVILPALANRHGLITGATGTGKTVTLQKMAEQFSRIGVPVFLSDVKGDLSGIGAEGVPSEKLQARLAAIGVTDWQPQACTIIPWDIYGEKGHPIRATISDLGPLLLGRLLDLNEVQSGVLQLVFKIADDNALLLLDMKDLRAMVQFVGDNAKQFQTQYGNISAASIGAIQRGLLTLEEQGANQFFGEPMLDINDLMKTDANGHGVINLLAADKLINQPKLYSVFLLWLLAELFEHLPEVGDPEQPKLVFFFDEAHLLFNDAPAALLTKIEQVVRLIRSKGVGIYFVTQNPLDIPDSVLGQLGNRVQHALRAFTPRDQKAVKTAAQTLRANPAFDAETAITELGVGEALVSFLDEKGRPNVVERAMVIAPESKMGMLGAEGLNSAINKSPLYGRYEDMIDRESAYEKLSSGGFATLGTPQQGQQPQAQQQQQQAGGGLMDGLNELLFGSTGPRGGKRDGIVQTAAKSMARDLGRQILRGVLGSITGGRKK; encoded by the coding sequence ATGAGTGAACCACGGATTATCGCCAAGGCGATGAAAGACGGAAAACCGGAGCAGGATCTGGTGATTTTGCCGGCGTTGGCCAACCGCCACGGGCTGATCACCGGGGCAACCGGCACCGGCAAGACGGTGACGCTGCAGAAAATGGCCGAACAGTTCTCGCGCATCGGCGTACCGGTGTTCCTGTCGGACGTGAAGGGCGATCTGTCCGGCATCGGCGCCGAGGGCGTGCCTTCCGAGAAACTGCAGGCGCGCCTGGCGGCGATCGGCGTCACCGACTGGCAGCCGCAGGCCTGCACCATTATCCCGTGGGATATTTACGGCGAAAAGGGCCACCCGATCCGCGCCACGATTTCCGATCTTGGGCCGCTGCTGCTGGGGCGCCTGTTGGATCTGAACGAGGTGCAAAGCGGCGTACTGCAGCTGGTGTTCAAGATCGCCGATGACAACGCGCTGCTGTTGCTGGACATGAAGGACCTGCGCGCCATGGTGCAGTTCGTCGGCGACAACGCCAAACAATTCCAGACCCAGTACGGCAATATCTCTGCCGCGTCGATCGGCGCTATCCAGCGCGGGTTGCTGACGCTGGAAGAGCAGGGCGCGAATCAGTTCTTCGGCGAGCCGATGCTGGACATCAACGATCTGATGAAAACCGACGCCAACGGTCACGGCGTGATCAACCTGCTGGCGGCGGATAAGCTGATCAATCAGCCGAAGCTGTATTCGGTGTTCCTGCTGTGGCTGCTGGCCGAGCTGTTTGAGCACCTGCCGGAAGTGGGCGACCCTGAACAGCCGAAGCTGGTGTTCTTCTTCGATGAGGCGCACCTGCTGTTCAACGATGCGCCGGCGGCGCTGTTGACCAAGATCGAACAGGTGGTGCGCCTGATCCGCTCCAAAGGCGTCGGCATTTACTTCGTCACCCAGAACCCGCTGGACATCCCGGACAGCGTACTTGGCCAGTTGGGCAACCGCGTGCAGCATGCGCTGCGCGCCTTTACCCCGCGCGATCAGAAGGCGGTGAAGACGGCGGCGCAAACCCTGCGCGCCAATCCGGCCTTCGATGCCGAAACGGCGATCACCGAGCTGGGCGTGGGCGAAGCGCTGGTGTCATTCCTCGACGAGAAGGGCCGGCCGAACGTGGTGGAGCGGGCGATGGTGATCGCGCCGGAATCCAAAATGGGCATGCTCGGTGCGGAAGGGCTGAACAGCGCAATCAACAAGTCGCCGCTGTATGGCCGCTATGAGGATATGATCGACCGCGAGTCCGCCTACGAGAAGCTGTCGTCGGGGGGCTTTGCCACCCTCGGCACCCCGCAGCAGGGGCAGCAACCGCAGGCGCAACAGCAACAACAGCAGGCGGGCGGCGGCCTGATGGACGGCTTGAACGAGTTGTTGTTCGGTTCCACTGGCCCGCGCGGCGGCAAGCGCGACGGCATCGTCCAGACCGCCGCCAAGAGCATGGCGCGCGATCTCGGCCGCCAGATCCTGCGCGGCGTGCTGGGTTCGATCACCGGCGGCCGTAAAAAGTAA
- the btsR gene encoding two-component system response regulator BtsR → MLNALIVDDEPSARDNLRHLLEAEAGIAIIGECANAIEAISQIHRLQPDVVFLDIQMPRISGLEMVGMLDPNRMPHIVFLTAYDEYAVQAFEEHAFDYLLKPAEPKRLSKTLQRLRQRSAPQDVTALDESAGYLKYIPCTGHSRIYLLRFDEVLAIRSKLSGVFVVRSDGMECFTELTLRTLESRTPLVRCHRQYLVNLEQVREIRFEEGGAAEMIMSAGDPVPVSRRYLKALKEQLGLRG, encoded by the coding sequence ATGTTAAACGCACTGATTGTTGACGATGAACCTTCGGCGCGCGACAACCTGCGCCACCTGCTGGAAGCTGAAGCGGGGATCGCGATTATCGGCGAGTGCGCCAACGCCATCGAAGCCATCAGCCAGATCCACCGGTTGCAGCCGGACGTGGTGTTTCTCGATATCCAGATGCCGCGCATCAGCGGGCTGGAAATGGTTGGCATGCTGGATCCCAACCGCATGCCGCACATCGTGTTTCTGACCGCCTACGACGAATACGCGGTGCAGGCGTTCGAGGAGCACGCCTTCGATTATCTGCTGAAGCCGGCGGAGCCGAAGCGGCTGAGCAAGACGCTGCAACGCCTGCGGCAGCGCAGTGCGCCGCAGGACGTGACGGCGCTGGATGAGAGCGCCGGTTACCTGAAATACATTCCCTGCACCGGCCACAGCCGCATCTATCTGCTGCGGTTCGACGAAGTGCTGGCGATCCGTTCCAAGCTGAGCGGGGTCTTCGTGGTGCGCAGCGACGGCATGGAGTGTTTCACCGAGCTGACGCTGCGCACGCTGGAAAGCCGTACCCCGTTGGTGCGCTGCCATCGGCAGTATCTGGTCAACCTGGAGCAGGTGCGCGAGATCCGCTTCGAAGAGGGCGGCGCGGCGGAGATGATCATGTCGGCCGGCGATCCGGTGCCGGTCAGCCGGCGCTATTTGAAGGCGCTGAAGGAACAACTGGGGCTGCGGGGGTGA
- a CDS encoding sensor histidine kinase, which yields MYEFNQVLLLLQQMCVYLVIAYLLSKTPLFIPLMQVTIRLPHKLLCYVIFSVFCIMGTYFGLHIQDSIANTRAIGAVLGGLLGGPSVGFLVGLTGGLHRYTLGGMTDVACAISTVSEGLVGGIVHSIAMRRGRIELLFNPLFVGGVALVAEVLQMAIILTVARPYDEALQLVEHIALPMMIANTVGAAMFMQILLDRRAMFEKYTSAFSSKALKIAERTEGILRQGFDQENSMKVARVIYQELGIGAVAITDRDKLLAFIGIGDDHHLPGTPIASVHSHRAIDNNEVVYADGNQLSYCCSINPACKLGSTLVIPLRGENQRVIGTIKLYEPKSQLFSTINRTLGEGIASLLSAQIMAGQYERHKQLLAQSEIKLLHAQVNPHFLFNALNTLVAVIRRDGERACDLVQSLSTFFRKNLKRSDDEVSLADEIEHVNAYLQIEKARFADRLEIAVSLPEALLAVRLPAFSLQPIVENAIKHGTSHLLGVGRIEIGACCEGEHLLLQVTDNAGLFQPKPNCSGLGMNLVDKRIRVRYGEGYGVQVDCRPDAYTRITLNVPMERAV from the coding sequence ATGTATGAATTTAACCAGGTGCTGTTGCTGTTGCAGCAGATGTGCGTCTATCTCGTTATCGCCTATCTGCTGAGTAAAACCCCGCTGTTCATCCCGCTGATGCAGGTGACCATCCGCCTGCCGCACAAGCTGCTGTGCTACGTGATCTTCTCGGTGTTCTGCATCATGGGCACCTATTTCGGGCTGCACATTCAGGATTCGATCGCCAACACCCGCGCGATAGGCGCTGTCCTGGGCGGGTTGCTGGGCGGGCCGTCGGTGGGCTTTCTGGTCGGGCTGACCGGCGGTTTGCACCGGTATACGCTCGGCGGCATGACCGACGTAGCCTGCGCGATCTCCACGGTGTCGGAAGGCCTGGTCGGCGGCATCGTACACAGCATCGCCATGCGCCGGGGGCGCATCGAGCTGCTGTTCAATCCGCTGTTCGTCGGCGGCGTGGCGCTGGTGGCGGAAGTGCTGCAGATGGCGATCATCCTCACGGTGGCGCGCCCCTACGACGAAGCGTTGCAGCTGGTGGAGCACATCGCGCTGCCGATGATGATCGCCAATACCGTCGGCGCGGCGATGTTCATGCAAATCCTGCTCGATAGGCGCGCGATGTTCGAAAAATACACCAGCGCCTTCTCTTCCAAGGCGCTGAAGATCGCCGAGCGCACCGAGGGCATCCTGCGGCAGGGCTTCGATCAGGAGAACAGCATGAAGGTTGCCCGGGTGATCTATCAGGAGCTGGGCATCGGCGCGGTGGCGATCACCGATCGCGACAAGCTGCTGGCGTTTATCGGCATCGGCGACGATCACCACCTGCCCGGCACGCCGATCGCCTCGGTGCATTCGCATCGCGCCATCGACAACAACGAAGTGGTGTACGCCGACGGCAATCAGCTCTCTTACTGCTGCTCGATCAATCCGGCCTGCAAGCTGGGATCGACGCTGGTGATCCCGCTGCGCGGCGAAAACCAGCGGGTGATCGGCACCATCAAGCTGTACGAACCGAAAAGCCAGCTGTTCAGCACCATCAACCGTACGTTGGGCGAAGGCATCGCCAGCCTGCTGTCGGCGCAGATCATGGCCGGACAGTACGAGCGGCACAAGCAGCTGCTGGCGCAGTCGGAGATCAAGCTGTTGCATGCGCAGGTCAATCCGCATTTCCTGTTCAATGCCTTGAACACCCTGGTGGCGGTGATCCGCCGCGATGGCGAGCGCGCCTGCGATCTGGTGCAGTCCCTCTCGACCTTCTTTCGTAAAAACCTCAAACGCTCGGATGACGAAGTCAGCCTGGCGGACGAGATCGAACACGTGAACGCCTATCTGCAGATCGAGAAAGCGCGCTTTGCCGATCGGCTGGAGATCGCGGTATCGCTACCGGAGGCGCTGTTGGCGGTGCGGCTGCCGGCATTCTCGCTGCAGCCGATCGTCGAAAACGCCATCAAGCATGGCACCTCGCATCTGTTGGGCGTGGGCCGCATCGAGATCGGCGCCTGCTGCGAAGGCGAGCATTTACTGCTGCAGGTGACGGACAACGCCGGGCTGTTTCAGCCGAAACCGAACTGCAGCGGGCTGGGGATGAATCTGGTGGATAAGCGCATTCGCGTGCGCTACGGCGAAGGCTATGGCGTGCAGGTGGATTGCCGGCCGGACGCCTACACCCGCATTACGCTCAATGTTCCCATGGAGAGGGCCGTCTGA
- the ppiA gene encoding peptidylprolyl isomerase A — MFKRTLVTFVALCSLSAVAPAALAAGETHVMLTTSAGNIELALDSQKAPVSSQNFVDYVNSGYYNNTIFHRVIPGFMIQGGGFTADMQQKSTKAPIKNEADNGLRNLRGTISMARTADKDSATSQFFLNVADNAFLDHGQRDFGYAVFGKVVKGMDVVDKIAQVPTGNVGPYQNVPTKPVVILSAKVLP, encoded by the coding sequence ATGTTCAAACGTACTTTAGTGACCTTCGTCGCGCTGTGTTCCCTGTCCGCAGTGGCGCCAGCCGCACTCGCCGCCGGTGAGACCCACGTCATGCTGACGACCTCGGCGGGGAATATCGAGTTGGCGCTCGACAGCCAGAAGGCACCGGTTTCCAGCCAGAACTTCGTCGACTACGTGAACAGCGGGTACTACAACAACACCATCTTCCACCGCGTGATCCCGGGCTTTATGATCCAGGGCGGCGGTTTCACCGCTGACATGCAGCAAAAATCCACCAAGGCGCCGATCAAGAACGAAGCCGACAACGGCTTGCGCAACCTGCGCGGCACCATCTCGATGGCGCGTACCGCCGACAAGGACAGCGCCACCAGCCAGTTCTTCCTGAACGTGGCGGATAACGCCTTCCTGGATCACGGCCAGCGTGACTTCGGCTACGCGGTATTTGGCAAAGTGGTGAAAGGCATGGACGTGGTGGACAAAATTGCTCAGGTGCCAACCGGCAACGTCGGCCCTTACCAGAATGTGCCGACCAAACCGGTGGTGATTCTGTCGGCCAAGGTGCTGCCGTAA